Proteins encoded within one genomic window of Empedobacter falsenii:
- a CDS encoding EamA family transporter, with the protein MENKSILKGVLFVAMGASFYGMLATFVKIAYDQGYTTAEVTTSQFVLGILILGIINLFMMSKKDLPKIEQKDKKRLVLAGTSLGFTSLFYYLAVQYINVSIAIVLLMQTVWISILVESILGKQFPSAKKLIAMVLVLFGTVLATNLINQEVELNPKGLFWGFLAACSFTATMFTSNSLANYLPAYKKSLWMLFGGAIIVSLFLFFSQIGPYYFDGLMSFYNNFSSDVNGIHAFNFSIFYTWGLPLAIFGTVLPPILLNKGFPHTGLGLGSIVSSLELPVSVTMAFVLLHEQVLAIQWTGIAVIIFAIIISNLNFKKK; encoded by the coding sequence ATGGAAAATAAAAGTATTTTGAAAGGAGTTTTGTTCGTTGCAATGGGCGCCAGCTTCTACGGAATGTTAGCAACATTTGTAAAAATTGCATACGATCAAGGCTATACAACTGCCGAGGTAACGACTTCGCAGTTTGTATTAGGAATTTTGATTTTGGGAATCATCAACTTGTTTATGATGAGTAAAAAAGATTTACCAAAGATTGAACAAAAAGATAAAAAAAGGTTGGTTCTTGCCGGAACTTCGTTAGGTTTCACAAGTTTATTTTACTATCTAGCGGTGCAATATATCAATGTGTCAATCGCAATTGTATTGTTGATGCAAACGGTTTGGATTAGTATTTTGGTTGAAAGTATTTTGGGTAAACAATTTCCTTCTGCCAAAAAATTAATTGCAATGGTTTTGGTATTATTTGGAACTGTTTTGGCTACAAATTTAATCAACCAAGAAGTCGAATTAAATCCTAAAGGATTGTTTTGGGGATTTTTAGCAGCTTGTTCTTTTACAGCTACTATGTTTACATCTAATAGTTTAGCCAATTATTTACCAGCTTACAAAAAAAGTTTGTGGATGCTTTTTGGAGGTGCTATTATTGTGTCTTTATTTTTGTTTTTTAGCCAAATCGGACCTTATTATTTTGATGGTTTAATGAGCTTTTACAACAACTTTTCGAGTGATGTAAATGGAATTCATGCATTCAATTTTAGCATTTTTTATACTTGGGGATTACCATTGGCAATTTTCGGGACTGTGTTACCTCCTATTCTTTTAAACAAAGGTTTTCCGCACACAGGATTAGGTTTGGGAAGTATTGTTTCTTCGTTAGAATTACCCGTTTCCGTAACTATGGCTTTTGTCCTTTTACACGAGCAAGTTCTCGCAATACAATGGACAGGAATCGCCGTTATTATTTTTGCTATTATTATATCAAATCTAAATTTCAAGAAAAAATAA
- a CDS encoding deoxynucleoside kinase: protein MHIAIAGNIGAGKTTLTNLLAKQYNWTAQFEDVEMNPYLDDFYNDMEKWAFNLQIYFLGSRFNQVKEIRESGKDIIQDRTIYEDAHIFASNLNDMGLLSTRDYNNYLRVFNLMTSFVEAPDLLIYLKASIPTLVSQIQKRGRDYENSISIDYLNRLNEKYDKWISNYKEGKVLVIDVDNLDFVENKEDLGFIFNKIEGEINGLF from the coding sequence ATGCATATCGCCATAGCCGGAAATATTGGAGCAGGTAAAACTACTCTAACAAACCTTTTAGCAAAACAATACAACTGGACAGCTCAGTTTGAAGATGTAGAAATGAATCCATATTTGGATGATTTTTACAACGACATGGAAAAATGGGCGTTCAATCTTCAGATTTATTTCTTAGGAAGCCGTTTTAATCAAGTAAAAGAGATTAGAGAAAGTGGAAAAGACATTATTCAGGATCGTACAATTTACGAAGATGCGCATATTTTTGCGAGTAACTTGAACGATATGGGATTATTGTCTACGAGAGATTACAACAACTATTTGCGTGTTTTTAATTTGATGACAAGTTTTGTAGAAGCACCAGATTTATTGATTTATCTTAAAGCTTCAATTCCTACATTGGTTTCGCAAATTCAGAAACGTGGTCGCGATTACGAAAACTCGATTAGTATTGATTATTTGAATCGTCTAAACGAGAAATACGACAAGTGGATTTCGAATTATAAAGAAGGAAAAGTGTTGGTAATCGACGTGGATAATTTAGATTTTGTTGAAAATAAAGAAGATTTAGGATTCATTTTCAATAAAATAGAAGGAGAAATTAACGGACTTTTTTAG